In a genomic window of Ralstonia nicotianae:
- a CDS encoding LON peptidase substrate-binding domain-containing protein, whose translation MQDDIALSPFSPLPPLPTELPLFPLHTVLFPGGLLPLRIFEARYIDMVRTCLREQTPFGVCLIERGNEVAADTPTVPVDIGCIAHIVECDMEQLGLLMIKARGTQRFKVRSVDTTVGGLLRGTVEPIGADLEDCKGELFDDCVNALRRIVTTLGAREEGQVPLAEPYDWASPSWVGNRLCELLPVPLKAKQKLMELMDAGMRIEIVHRYMKQHHIL comes from the coding sequence ATGCAAGACGATATTGCCCTCTCCCCGTTTTCCCCGCTGCCTCCGCTGCCGACCGAGCTGCCATTGTTCCCGCTGCACACGGTGCTGTTTCCGGGTGGCCTGTTGCCGCTGCGCATCTTCGAGGCCCGCTACATCGACATGGTGCGCACCTGCCTGCGCGAGCAGACCCCATTCGGCGTCTGCCTGATCGAGCGCGGCAACGAGGTCGCAGCAGACACGCCGACCGTCCCGGTCGACATCGGCTGCATCGCCCATATCGTCGAATGCGACATGGAGCAGCTCGGCCTGCTGATGATCAAGGCGCGCGGTACGCAGCGCTTCAAGGTGCGGTCGGTCGACACCACCGTCGGCGGCCTGCTGCGCGGCACCGTGGAGCCGATCGGCGCCGACCTGGAAGACTGCAAGGGCGAACTGTTCGACGATTGCGTCAATGCCCTGCGGCGCATCGTCACGACACTGGGCGCGCGCGAGGAAGGCCAGGTGCCGCTGGCCGAGCCCTATGACTGGGCCAGCCCGAGCTGGGTCGGCAACCGGCTGTGCGAACTGCTGCCGGTGCCGCTCAAGGCCAAGCAGAAGCTGATGGAACTGATGGATGCCGGCATGCGCATCGAGATCGTCCATCGCTATATGAAGCAGCACCACATCCTGTAG
- the mutY gene encoding A/G-specific adenine glycosylase: protein MTTTPRRSRRAAPSAPALPPLPEDFAVRVIAWQRRHGRHHLPWQNTGDAYRVWLSEIMLQQTQVSAVLGYYARFVERFPTVQALAAALADDVMAAWAGLGYYTRARNLHRCAQIVVAEHGGVFPRDPEALAALPGIGRSTAAAIAAFSYGVRAAILDGNVKRVFARVFGIDGFPGDKRVEETMWRIAETVLPPADGIQSYTQGLMDLGATVCTRGRPACLTGERACPLESLCEARRTGRVMELPVPRPRKAIPERAATLLMALHDGAVLLQRRPQRGIWGGLWSLPLVGDMDTALDAHPVATDVAHAAAQAYGTVSSIESAGVLMHTFTHFRLQMHLLRADIRQPAALGDDWRWVPLVRFDTVGMPAPVKLALEMLAQPSLV, encoded by the coding sequence ATGACCACCACACCCCGCCGTTCGCGCCGCGCCGCGCCGTCCGCCCCCGCCCTGCCGCCCTTGCCCGAGGATTTCGCCGTCCGCGTGATCGCCTGGCAGCGCCGCCATGGCCGCCATCACCTGCCGTGGCAGAACACCGGTGACGCCTATCGCGTGTGGCTGTCGGAGATCATGCTGCAGCAGACGCAGGTGTCGGCGGTGCTGGGCTACTACGCCCGCTTCGTGGAGCGGTTCCCGACCGTGCAGGCACTGGCCGCGGCACTCGCGGACGACGTGATGGCCGCCTGGGCGGGCCTGGGCTACTACACCCGCGCGCGCAATCTGCACCGCTGCGCGCAGATCGTGGTGGCCGAGCATGGCGGCGTATTTCCGCGCGATCCCGAGGCGCTGGCGGCGCTGCCGGGCATCGGGCGCTCCACCGCCGCGGCCATCGCCGCGTTTTCGTACGGTGTGCGCGCGGCCATTCTCGACGGCAACGTCAAGCGCGTGTTTGCGCGCGTCTTCGGCATCGACGGCTTTCCCGGCGACAAGCGCGTCGAGGAAACGATGTGGCGCATCGCCGAGACCGTGCTGCCCCCGGCGGACGGCATCCAGTCGTACACGCAGGGCCTGATGGACCTGGGCGCCACGGTCTGCACGCGCGGCAGGCCGGCATGCCTGACCGGCGAGCGCGCATGTCCGCTCGAATCGCTGTGCGAGGCGCGCCGGACCGGGCGCGTGATGGAACTGCCCGTGCCGCGTCCGCGCAAGGCCATCCCCGAGCGCGCGGCGACCCTGCTGATGGCGCTGCATGACGGCGCGGTGCTGCTCCAGCGCCGTCCGCAGCGCGGCATCTGGGGCGGGCTGTGGTCGCTGCCGCTGGTGGGCGACATGGACACGGCGCTCGATGCGCATCCGGTGGCGACGGACGTGGCGCATGCCGCTGCGCAGGCCTACGGTACGGTGTCATCGATCGAGTCGGCCGGCGTGCTCATGCATACCTTTACGCATTTCCGCCTGCAGATGCACCTGCTGCGCGCGGACATCCGCCAGCCCGCCGCGCTGGGCGACGACTGGCGCTGGGTGCCGCTCGTGCGGTTCGATACCGTGGGAATGCCGGCGCCCGTGAAGCTGGCGCTGGAGATGCTGGCGCAGCCGAGCCTGGTGTGA
- a CDS encoding dynamin-like GTPase family protein, producing the protein MNNTLSTQFEQYSAWRASVLQSVGEFQDWLQAQELYDAQADMRAQRIRGVLRSDKLKVAFIAEFSRGKSELINSIFFADFGRRILPSSAGRTTMCPTELMYDDSYPPSIRLLPIETRLHDASTADFRDAGSHWLSVPLDPSSPEGMLEAFRHVVETVRVPKEEAELLGLYNDADPDAAFSVDAAGTVEVSKWRHAIINFPHPMLKQGLVILDTPGLNAIGTEPELTLRLIPDAHVVVFVLAADAGVTKSDLELWRSHVGGGQRKGCIAVLNKVDGLWDPLKSEREVESEINRQIVTTAQVLDIDVKRVYPVSAQKGLLAKVSHDPALLAKSRLLELESVLSDQLIPQRREIVTEQVQLAVKDMAAGAQQLLQTRRRDIVEQLFELRGLRGKNHTMVKHMLSRVQGEKEEFEQSIAKFQALRTVFGRHSAEIIKSVQLKQIRTTMRDAREKMKERVFSRGLRDDMEKLFGHLGGLVRDATSRIDQLHQMVDGMYKKFNAEHGFTLSPPLRFLGTRYDADLKETLALAHAHFGAFSFLTRPKPQLVHGAFSTVASRVLDTFQDMNRDIEIWLKSVMSPLEAQVRDHQKQLRKRVDSIERIHEATDTLEARIAELEAMLNTLDERSGTIADYSSRILSAGTLLETQSVAA; encoded by the coding sequence ATGAACAACACACTGAGCACTCAGTTCGAGCAATACAGCGCCTGGCGCGCGTCGGTATTGCAATCCGTGGGGGAATTTCAGGACTGGCTCCAGGCCCAGGAACTGTACGACGCCCAAGCCGACATGCGCGCCCAGCGTATCCGCGGCGTACTGCGCAGCGATAAGCTGAAGGTCGCCTTCATCGCCGAGTTTTCGCGCGGCAAGAGCGAACTGATCAACTCGATCTTCTTCGCAGACTTCGGCCGGCGCATCCTGCCGTCGTCGGCGGGCCGGACCACGATGTGTCCGACCGAGCTGATGTACGACGACAGCTATCCGCCGTCGATTCGCCTGCTGCCGATCGAGACGCGCCTGCACGATGCCTCCACCGCCGATTTCCGCGACGCCGGAAGCCACTGGCTGTCGGTGCCGCTCGATCCGTCGTCGCCCGAGGGCATGCTGGAAGCGTTCCGCCACGTGGTGGAGACCGTGCGTGTGCCCAAGGAGGAGGCCGAATTGCTGGGCCTCTACAACGATGCCGATCCGGATGCCGCTTTCTCGGTGGATGCCGCCGGCACCGTCGAAGTCTCGAAGTGGCGCCACGCCATCATCAATTTCCCGCACCCGATGCTCAAGCAGGGCCTGGTGATCCTGGACACGCCGGGCCTGAACGCCATCGGTACCGAGCCGGAGCTGACGCTGCGCCTGATTCCGGATGCGCACGTGGTCGTGTTCGTGCTGGCCGCCGATGCCGGCGTGACCAAGAGCGACCTGGAGCTGTGGCGCTCGCACGTGGGCGGCGGCCAGCGCAAGGGCTGCATCGCCGTGCTCAACAAGGTCGACGGCCTGTGGGACCCGCTCAAGAGCGAGCGGGAAGTCGAGTCCGAGATCAACCGCCAGATCGTGACCACCGCGCAGGTGCTGGATATCGACGTCAAGCGCGTCTATCCGGTCTCGGCGCAGAAGGGCCTGCTGGCCAAGGTCAGCCATGACCCGGCGCTGCTGGCCAAGAGCCGGCTGCTGGAGCTGGAGTCGGTGCTGTCCGATCAGCTGATCCCGCAGCGGCGCGAGATCGTCACCGAGCAGGTGCAACTGGCCGTCAAGGACATGGCTGCCGGTGCGCAGCAACTGCTGCAGACGCGCCGCCGCGACATCGTCGAGCAGCTGTTCGAGCTGCGCGGCCTGCGTGGCAAGAACCACACGATGGTCAAGCACATGCTGTCGCGCGTGCAGGGCGAGAAGGAAGAGTTCGAGCAGAGCATCGCCAAGTTCCAGGCGCTGCGCACGGTGTTCGGTCGCCACAGCGCGGAGATCATCAAGAGCGTGCAGCTCAAGCAGATCCGCACCACCATGCGCGACGCGCGCGAAAAGATGAAGGAGCGCGTGTTCTCGCGCGGCCTGCGCGACGACATGGAGAAGCTGTTCGGCCACCTGGGTGGCCTGGTGCGCGATGCCACCAGCCGCATCGACCAGTTGCACCAGATGGTCGACGGCATGTACAAGAAGTTCAATGCCGAGCACGGTTTCACGCTGTCGCCGCCGCTGCGCTTCCTGGGCACGCGCTATGACGCCGATCTCAAGGAGACGCTGGCGCTGGCGCACGCGCACTTCGGCGCGTTCAGCTTCCTGACCCGTCCGAAGCCGCAGCTCGTGCACGGCGCGTTCTCGACGGTGGCCAGCCGCGTGCTGGACACCTTCCAGGACATGAACCGCGACATCGAGATCTGGCTGAAGTCGGTGATGTCGCCGCTCGAAGCTCAGGTGCGCGATCACCAGAAGCAGCTGCGCAAGCGTGTCGATTCGATCGAGCGCATCCACGAGGCGACCGACACGCTGGAGGCGCGCATCGCCGAACTGGAGGCCATGCTCAACACGCTGGACGAGCGCAGCGGCACGATCGCCGACTACTCGTCGCGCATCCTGTCGGCCGGCACGCTGCTGGAGACCCAGTCGGTGGCCGCCTGA
- the mutM gene encoding bifunctional DNA-formamidopyrimidine glycosylase/DNA-(apurinic or apyrimidinic site) lyase produces MPELPEVEVTRLGLVPHLTGRRIVRAVVRHHGLRWPVDPALPELLGGRTVARVLRRGKYLLIECVPDIAHGPQAGAGWLLVHLGMTGTLRVLETPAAPGTHDHLDIELADAAGRPITLRYRDPRRFGAVLWHDGDEAALSAHPLLRNLGIEPFDTRFDGDWMHARTRGRSAAIKTVLLAGDIVVGVGNIYCSESLFRAGIRPTTAAGRISRPRYAALAEAIRATLADAIARGGSTLRDFVGSDGQSGYFQLDALVYDRAGLPCRVCGTPIRQIVQGQRSTFYCPACQR; encoded by the coding sequence ATGCCTGAATTGCCCGAGGTCGAGGTCACCCGGCTGGGACTCGTCCCACACCTGACAGGTCGGCGGATCGTCCGCGCCGTGGTGCGGCATCACGGCCTGCGCTGGCCGGTCGATCCGGCGCTGCCCGAGCTGCTGGGCGGGCGCACGGTCGCGCGCGTGCTGCGCCGGGGCAAGTATCTGCTGATCGAGTGCGTGCCCGACATTGCCCACGGGCCGCAGGCGGGGGCCGGCTGGCTGCTGGTCCACCTGGGCATGACGGGCACCCTGCGCGTGCTGGAGACGCCTGCCGCACCCGGCACCCACGACCATCTCGACATCGAGCTCGCGGACGCGGCCGGCCGGCCCATCACATTGCGCTACCGCGATCCGCGCCGTTTTGGTGCCGTGCTATGGCACGATGGGGACGAGGCCGCGCTGTCGGCGCATCCGCTGCTGCGCAACCTCGGCATCGAGCCCTTCGACACGCGCTTCGACGGCGACTGGATGCACGCCCGCACCCGCGGCCGCAGCGCTGCCATCAAGACCGTGCTGCTGGCCGGCGACATCGTCGTCGGCGTCGGCAATATCTATTGCTCGGAAAGCCTGTTCCGAGCCGGTATCCGGCCCACCACGGCGGCCGGGCGCATCAGCCGGCCGCGCTATGCGGCGCTGGCGGAGGCCATCCGCGCCACGCTGGCGGACGCCATTGCCCGCGGCGGCAGCACGCTGCGCGACTTCGTCGGCTCGGACGGGCAGAGCGGCTATTTCCAGCTGGATGCGCTCGTCTACGACCGAGCAGGCTTGCCGTGCCGCGTGTGCGGCACGCCGATCCGCCAGATCGTGCAGGGCCAGCGCTCGACCTTCTATTGCCCGGCCTGTCAGCGCTGA
- a CDS encoding tetratricopeptide repeat protein — MPHAFSRPPATHRSGRFPRSRALLLASLLAAGLVSLPARAAAPATRTAQAAPEGSSRAAVQLEKSRPRGNLLATDRTDLPAVPLSEDIMYRVLASEVSLQRGLVEPAYRTYLGLAQDTRDPRFAQRATEIAFLTRSPSQALTAARLWVELAPTSMPARQVQQLLMVATGQWSEVEPMLQAQLNKVSPGQRAEAILQLQQQMSKSNDPAGAVSALQRLTTHDAQRPETHLALARAKVVAKDNTGALSELDTALKLRPGYEDAAILAAELRADSDPDAAISGLRTFLKAAPASIDGHLALARMYLVRNQNDQARAEFEALRKIAPTDPRIPLALGLLNLQQRQYDSAEQYLKEYVAQAAKSPSLSPEPGYQGLAQVAEEKRDYAGAITWLDKIAGASNGDGDGQVALAAGIKRAQLLGKLRRIDEAQQAFDELIADTEDVPDGPRRQALMDGIRQAEVGMLMDAKAYGRARARVNDLLRTSPDSVEYTYQLSMLEEHDGHYDNMETLLRKVIDLRPGQAIGYNALGYSLADRNIRLQEAQELLEKAVSLAPDDPYIADSLGWVKYRRGDLPAATDILRKAWAAAPQAEIGAHLGEVLWQSGKQDDARKVWTEAAKLDINDTTLRETLHRFSQPLPDAPTSAN; from the coding sequence ATGCCGCACGCCTTCTCCCGCCCGCCCGCGACGCACCGTTCCGGGCGCTTTCCGCGCAGCCGGGCGCTCCTGCTGGCCTCGCTGCTTGCGGCGGGATTGGTGAGCCTGCCGGCGCGGGCCGCGGCACCGGCCACGCGGACGGCACAGGCGGCGCCTGAAGGCAGCAGCCGGGCAGCGGTCCAGCTCGAAAAATCCCGGCCGCGCGGCAACCTGCTGGCGACCGACCGCACCGACCTGCCGGCCGTCCCGCTCTCAGAAGACATCATGTACCGCGTGCTGGCGTCCGAGGTGTCGCTGCAACGCGGCCTGGTCGAGCCGGCCTACCGCACCTACCTCGGCCTCGCGCAGGACACGCGCGACCCGCGCTTCGCCCAGCGCGCCACCGAAATCGCCTTCCTGACCCGCTCCCCCTCGCAAGCGCTGACGGCCGCGCGGCTGTGGGTCGAGCTCGCCCCCACCTCGATGCCGGCGCGCCAGGTGCAGCAGCTGCTGATGGTCGCCACGGGCCAGTGGAGCGAAGTCGAGCCGATGCTGCAGGCACAGCTGAACAAGGTCTCGCCCGGACAGCGCGCCGAGGCCATCCTGCAACTGCAGCAGCAGATGTCCAAGAGCAATGACCCGGCCGGCGCCGTTTCCGCCCTGCAACGCCTGACCACGCACGACGCGCAGCGACCGGAAACCCACCTGGCGCTGGCCCGCGCCAAGGTGGTCGCCAAGGACAACACCGGCGCACTGTCCGAGCTCGACACCGCGCTCAAGCTGCGCCCCGGCTATGAAGATGCCGCCATCCTGGCCGCCGAACTGCGCGCCGACAGCGATCCCGACGCCGCCATCAGCGGCCTGCGTACGTTCCTGAAGGCGGCGCCGGCTTCCATCGACGGGCACCTCGCGCTGGCCCGCATGTATCTGGTCCGCAATCAGAATGACCAGGCGCGCGCCGAATTCGAAGCGCTCAGGAAAATCGCCCCGACCGACCCGCGCATCCCGCTGGCGCTGGGCCTGCTGAACCTGCAACAGCGGCAGTACGACTCGGCCGAACAGTATCTGAAGGAATACGTCGCGCAGGCCGCCAAGTCGCCCTCGCTGAGCCCCGAGCCCGGCTACCAGGGCCTGGCGCAAGTGGCCGAGGAAAAACGCGACTACGCCGGCGCCATCACGTGGCTGGACAAGATCGCCGGCGCCTCGAACGGCGATGGCGACGGCCAGGTGGCGCTTGCCGCCGGCATCAAGCGCGCCCAGTTGCTCGGCAAGCTGCGTCGCATCGATGAAGCGCAGCAGGCCTTCGACGAGCTCATCGCCGACACCGAAGACGTGCCCGACGGCCCGCGCCGGCAAGCCCTGATGGACGGCATCCGCCAGGCCGAGGTCGGCATGCTGATGGACGCCAAGGCGTACGGACGCGCACGTGCCCGCGTCAACGACCTCCTGAGGACCAGCCCCGACAGCGTCGAATACACCTATCAGCTGTCGATGCTCGAAGAGCACGACGGCCATTACGACAACATGGAGACCCTGCTGCGCAAGGTGATCGACCTGCGCCCGGGCCAGGCGATCGGCTACAACGCGCTCGGCTACTCGCTGGCCGATCGCAACATCCGCCTGCAGGAAGCGCAGGAGCTGCTGGAAAAAGCCGTATCGCTGGCGCCGGACGACCCCTACATCGCCGACAGCCTGGGCTGGGTCAAGTACCGCCGCGGCGACCTGCCGGCCGCCACCGACATCCTGCGCAAAGCCTGGGCCGCCGCGCCGCAGGCCGAGATCGGCGCTCACCTGGGCGAAGTGCTGTGGCAGTCGGGCAAGCAGGACGATGCCCGCAAGGTCTGGACCGAAGCCGCCAAGCTCGATATCAACGACACGACCCTGCGCGAGACACTGCACCGCTTCAGCCAGCCGCTGCCGGACGCGCCCACGAGCGCGAACTGA
- the lolB gene encoding lipoprotein insertase outer membrane protein LolB has protein sequence MATVFSRALGALVLGVACALLAGCASVRPANDLFAGTQDGDATITRYQGRFSARYVQDDAQQSAVGSFLWRERGADVQLELMSPLGQTLAIVSQNRQGATLELPNQPPRRAAEVDTLMQDALGFSLPVSGLRDWLRARPTPGTPARVARDAQSRPETIEQNGWTVHYVAWSDDGDNSTANARVRRLDLDRPQGAGGAPGPLSVRLVLDQ, from the coding sequence ATGGCGACCGTGTTTTCGCGAGCGCTCGGCGCGCTGGTGCTGGGTGTTGCGTGCGCGCTGCTTGCAGGCTGCGCCAGCGTACGGCCGGCCAACGACCTCTTCGCCGGCACGCAAGACGGCGACGCCACCATCACGCGCTACCAGGGCCGCTTTTCGGCGCGCTACGTGCAGGACGACGCGCAGCAGAGCGCGGTTGGCAGCTTCCTGTGGCGCGAACGGGGGGCGGACGTGCAGCTGGAGCTGATGTCGCCGCTGGGCCAGACGCTCGCCATCGTCAGCCAGAACCGGCAGGGCGCCACCCTGGAACTGCCTAACCAGCCGCCGCGCCGCGCCGCCGAAGTGGATACGCTGATGCAGGACGCGCTCGGCTTCTCGCTGCCGGTCTCCGGCCTGCGCGACTGGCTGCGCGCCCGCCCCACGCCCGGCACGCCGGCCCGCGTGGCGCGCGACGCGCAATCGCGCCCCGAGACCATTGAGCAGAACGGGTGGACGGTGCACTACGTCGCCTGGAGCGACGATGGCGACAACAGCACCGCCAATGCCCGCGTACGCCGGCTGGATCTCGACCGGCCCCAGGGCGCGGGCGGCGCGCCGGGCCCGCTGTCCGTGCGCCTCGTGCTCGACCAGTAA
- the ispE gene encoding 4-(cytidine 5'-diphospho)-2-C-methyl-D-erythritol kinase, which produces MPSAPTELRDCPAPAKLNLFLHVVGRRPDGYHLLQTVFQLIDWCDTLHFGRRADGRLVRTTDIPGVPADEDLVIRAARLLQAETGCAYGADIALEKRLPMGGGIGGGSSDAATVLLALNRLWGLDLPRAKLMSLGLRLGADVPFFLFGQNAFAEGIGEELTPIALPPATFVVIHPRVHVPTPEIFSDEGLTRNTPLTIITDFPDQQIVFAYGRNDLQAVAERKYGEIARALAWLRQFSPLARMTGSGACVFAPFDRAEQAQAVADQVPSEWEGRCAAGLTHHPLAMFAV; this is translated from the coding sequence ATGCCCTCCGCGCCCACCGAACTGCGCGACTGTCCCGCGCCCGCCAAGCTCAACCTGTTCCTGCACGTGGTCGGCCGCCGGCCGGACGGCTATCACCTGCTGCAGACCGTGTTCCAGCTGATCGACTGGTGCGACACCCTGCACTTCGGCCGCCGCGCCGACGGCCGCTTGGTGCGCACCACCGACATCCCCGGCGTTCCGGCGGACGAAGACCTGGTCATCCGCGCCGCCCGCCTGCTGCAGGCGGAGACCGGCTGCGCCTACGGCGCCGACATCGCGCTGGAAAAGCGCCTGCCGATGGGCGGCGGCATCGGCGGCGGCTCGTCCGATGCGGCGACGGTGCTGCTGGCGCTCAACCGCCTGTGGGGGCTCGACCTGCCGCGCGCGAAGCTGATGTCGCTGGGCCTGCGCCTGGGCGCTGACGTGCCTTTCTTCCTGTTCGGCCAGAACGCATTTGCCGAGGGCATCGGTGAAGAGCTGACACCGATCGCGCTGCCGCCGGCGACCTTTGTGGTCATCCATCCGCGCGTCCATGTCCCCACCCCCGAAATTTTTTCCGATGAGGGGTTGACACGTAACACTCCCCTCACCATAATTACGGACTTTCCTGACCAACAAATTGTTTTCGCTTACGGTCGCAACGATCTGCAAGCGGTGGCGGAAAGGAAATACGGCGAAATCGCCCGAGCTCTTGCCTGGCTGCGTCAGTTCAGCCCACTGGCAAGGATGACCGGATCCGGCGCATGCGTGTTCGCACCGTTTGATCGTGCAGAACAGGCACAAGCGGTGGCGGATCAGGTGCCTTCCGAATGGGAAGGTCGGTGTGCGGCAGGTCTGACGCATCACCCGCTCGCGATGTTCGCTGTATAA
- a CDS encoding ribose-phosphate pyrophosphokinase: protein MSSEGLMVFTGNANPKLAEAVVKHLNIPLGKALVGRFSDGEVQVEIQENVRGKHVFILQSTCAPTNDNLMELMVMVDALKRASARRITAAIPYFGYARQDRRPRSARVAISAKVVANMLEVAGVERVLTMDLHADQIQGFFDIPVDNIYASPILLEDLRKKNYDNLLVVSPDVGGVVRARALAKQLGVDLAIIDKRRPKANVAEVMNIIGEVEGRNCVIMDDMIDTGGTLCKAAQVLKERGAKQVFSYCTHPVLSGGAAARIADSALDEVVVTDTIPLRDDAAQCGKIRQLSTAPLLAETFTRIVRGDSIMSLFAE, encoded by the coding sequence ATGAGCAGCGAAGGCTTGATGGTCTTTACCGGCAATGCCAACCCGAAACTCGCAGAAGCTGTCGTCAAGCATCTCAACATCCCGCTAGGCAAGGCCCTTGTCGGCCGGTTCTCGGATGGAGAAGTTCAGGTCGAGATCCAGGAAAACGTGCGCGGCAAGCACGTGTTCATCCTGCAATCTACCTGCGCGCCGACCAACGACAATCTGATGGAACTGATGGTGATGGTCGATGCGCTCAAGCGCGCGTCCGCCCGTCGCATCACCGCCGCCATCCCCTATTTCGGCTATGCCCGCCAGGACCGCCGCCCGCGTTCGGCGCGCGTGGCCATCTCGGCCAAGGTCGTGGCCAACATGCTGGAAGTCGCCGGCGTCGAGCGCGTGCTGACGATGGACCTCCACGCCGATCAGATCCAGGGCTTCTTCGACATCCCGGTCGACAACATCTACGCGTCGCCGATCCTGCTCGAAGACCTGCGCAAGAAGAATTACGACAACCTGCTGGTGGTGTCGCCCGACGTGGGCGGTGTGGTGCGCGCGCGCGCACTCGCCAAGCAGCTTGGCGTCGACCTGGCGATCATCGACAAGCGCCGTCCCAAGGCCAACGTGGCCGAAGTGATGAACATCATCGGCGAGGTCGAGGGCCGCAACTGCGTGATCATGGACGACATGATCGATACCGGCGGCACGCTGTGCAAGGCTGCGCAGGTGCTCAAGGAGCGCGGCGCCAAGCAGGTGTTCTCCTACTGCACGCACCCGGTGCTGTCGGGTGGCGCGGCGGCCCGCATTGCCGACTCGGCGCTGGACGAAGTGGTCGTGACCGACACCATTCCGCTGCGTGACGATGCCGCCCAGTGCGGCAAGATCCGCCAGCTGTCGACGGCGCCGCTGCTGGCCGAGACCTTCACCCGCATCGTGCGCGGCGACTCGATCATGTCGCTGTTTGCCGAATAA
- a CDS encoding 50S ribosomal protein L25/general stress protein Ctc: protein MKVVAFERSVQGTGASRRLRNAGKTPAIIYGAGAEPKLIELDHNALYHALKKEAFHSSILDIEVAGKVEKALLRDFQLHPFKQLVLHVDFQRVSATEKIHVKVPLHFLNQETAPGVKLGHGIVNHILNDVEVSCLPADLPEFIEVDLGNLEIGQTLHISDLKLPKGVTIVTHGGDENPAVANISVPAGEVSAAAAESAGEGDKPAA, encoded by the coding sequence ATGAAAGTTGTCGCTTTCGAGCGTAGCGTTCAGGGTACGGGTGCGAGCCGCCGCCTGCGCAATGCTGGCAAGACCCCGGCCATCATCTACGGTGCCGGCGCAGAGCCGAAGCTGATCGAACTCGATCACAATGCGCTGTACCACGCGCTGAAGAAGGAAGCCTTCCACTCGTCGATCCTCGACATCGAAGTGGCCGGCAAGGTGGAAAAGGCGCTGCTGCGCGATTTCCAACTGCACCCGTTCAAGCAGCTGGTCCTGCACGTCGACTTCCAGCGCGTGTCGGCCACGGAAAAGATCCACGTCAAGGTGCCGCTGCACTTCCTGAACCAGGAAACCGCGCCGGGCGTGAAGCTGGGCCATGGCATCGTCAACCACATCCTGAACGACGTTGAAGTGTCGTGCCTGCCGGCCGACCTGCCGGAGTTCATCGAAGTAGACCTGGGCAACCTGGAAATCGGCCAGACCCTGCACATCTCCGACCTGAAGCTGCCGAAGGGCGTGACCATCGTGACGCACGGTGGCGACGAAAACCCGGCCGTGGCCAACATCAGCGTGCCGGCTGGCGAAGTGTCCGCCGCTGCCGCCGAGTCGGCTGGCGAAGGCGACAAGCCCGCCGCCTAA
- the pth gene encoding aminoacyl-tRNA hydrolase, translated as MIKLIVGLGNPGAEYAATRHNAGFWLVDQLARMGHVTLRNETRFHGYAARATLWSHEVWLLQPQTFMNRSGLATVALARFYKILPDEILVAHDELDLLPGAVKLKLGGGSGGHNGLKDIAAHLTTQQFWRLRLGIGHPRNLLPPGTAPSGQHDVANFVLKAPRREEQELIDRAIDRSLDALPDLVAGNAERAMMRLHTTG; from the coding sequence ATGATCAAACTCATTGTCGGGCTCGGCAACCCGGGCGCCGAATACGCGGCGACGCGGCACAACGCCGGCTTCTGGCTGGTCGACCAGCTCGCACGCATGGGCCACGTGACACTGCGCAACGAAACGCGCTTCCACGGCTACGCGGCGCGTGCCACGCTGTGGAGCCATGAGGTCTGGCTGCTGCAGCCGCAGACCTTCATGAACCGCTCGGGCCTCGCCACGGTAGCGCTGGCGCGCTTCTACAAAATCCTGCCCGATGAGATCCTGGTCGCGCACGACGAACTGGACCTGCTGCCGGGTGCCGTCAAGCTGAAGCTGGGCGGCGGCTCGGGCGGGCACAATGGGTTGAAGGACATCGCGGCCCACCTGACCACGCAGCAGTTCTGGCGGCTGCGCCTGGGCATCGGGCATCCGCGGAATCTGCTGCCGCCCGGCACGGCACCGTCCGGCCAGCACGATGTCGCCAACTTCGTGCTCAAGGCGCCGCGCAGGGAGGAACAGGAACTGATCGACCGCGCCATCGATCGCAGCCTCGATGCGCTGCCGGACCTGGTTGCCGGCAACGCCGAGCGCGCCATGATGCGCCTGCACACCACAGGCTGA